One genomic window of [Clostridium] scindens ATCC 35704 includes the following:
- a CDS encoding DNA topoisomerase III: MKSLVLAEKPSVARDIARVLDCHKNMPGAIEGSKYIVTWALGHLVTLADPEEYDKKFKEWNMSYLPMLPERWELMVIKQTSKQYHNVKTQLFRKDVSDIIIATDAGREGELVARWILDKSGCHKPIKRLWISSVTDKAIREGFLSLKDGRQYNNLYYAAKSRAEADWLVGINATRALTCKYNAQLSCGRVQTPTLAIIARREEEIRSFKPEEYYGLSCVAGNVKWSWQNEKNGSLRSFKRSFITDLESSLKGQALQITDVQKSARKTFSPGLYDLTELQRDANRRFGFSAKETLNIMQRLYEQHKVLTYPRTDSRYIGSDIVPTIKERLKACNIGPYKKFIPSLLKAPIKTSKAFVDDAKVSDHHAIIPTEEFVQLEHMSNDERKIYDLVIRRFISILYPAFEYEQTTLKASAAGQAFTAKGKIILSPGWKAIYDSSSAADSSFLDAPEEDDASWQSCEQPLPLLKKGEQLSISQIALTTGKTKPPARFTEATLLTAMENPVKYMESQDAKARKMLGETGGLGTVATRADIIEKLFHSFLIEKKGNEILITSKGKQLLELVPEDLKKPELTAKWELELSNIAKGAHKDAQFLAEIQDYTKELIQEIKTADGTFRHDNLTNTKCPRCGKRMLAVNGKNARLLVCQDRECGYRETIARLSNARCPNCHKKMEIIKKGEEETFVCACGYKEKLSAFKKRREKEGAGVSKKDVQNYLKKQKEEPINNAFANALANIKIDT; the protein is encoded by the coding sequence ATGAAATCACTCGTACTGGCTGAAAAGCCTTCTGTGGCCCGCGATATTGCCCGGGTTCTGGACTGCCACAAGAATATGCCGGGCGCCATCGAGGGCAGTAAATATATCGTGACCTGGGCTCTTGGGCATCTCGTAACCTTGGCTGACCCGGAGGAATATGACAAAAAGTTCAAAGAATGGAACATGTCCTACCTCCCCATGCTCCCGGAAAGATGGGAGCTGATGGTCATCAAGCAGACCTCCAAGCAGTATCACAATGTCAAGACCCAGCTCTTCCGCAAGGATGTATCGGACATTATCATTGCCACGGATGCCGGGCGGGAGGGCGAACTGGTCGCCCGCTGGATTCTGGACAAATCCGGCTGCCATAAGCCGATCAAAAGGCTGTGGATCTCATCCGTTACGGATAAGGCTATTCGGGAAGGATTCTTAAGTTTAAAAGACGGGCGCCAATACAATAATCTGTATTACGCCGCAAAAAGCCGTGCCGAGGCAGACTGGCTAGTGGGCATCAACGCCACCCGGGCGCTGACCTGCAAGTATAATGCCCAGCTCTCCTGCGGACGGGTACAGACGCCTACCCTGGCAATCATTGCCCGGCGCGAAGAAGAGATCCGTTCCTTTAAGCCTGAAGAATACTATGGTCTTTCCTGCGTCGCCGGCAATGTAAAATGGTCCTGGCAGAATGAAAAGAATGGAAGCCTGCGCTCGTTTAAGCGTTCTTTCATCACGGATCTGGAATCCAGCCTCAAGGGTCAGGCCCTGCAAATAACGGATGTCCAGAAGTCCGCCAGGAAAACGTTCTCTCCGGGTTTATACGACTTAACGGAACTTCAGCGGGACGCCAACCGGCGTTTTGGCTTTTCTGCCAAGGAGACCCTGAATATCATGCAGCGCCTCTATGAGCAGCATAAAGTCCTGACTTATCCCAGAACAGACTCCCGCTACATTGGCTCCGACATCGTCCCAACCATCAAAGAACGGCTGAAGGCATGCAATATCGGGCCCTACAAGAAGTTCATTCCCTCGCTTTTAAAAGCGCCCATAAAGACCAGCAAGGCATTCGTAGATGACGCTAAAGTCAGCGACCACCATGCCATCATCCCCACGGAAGAATTTGTCCAGCTGGAGCACATGAGCAACGACGAGCGCAAGATCTATGATCTGGTGATACGTAGATTTATCAGCATCCTCTACCCGGCCTTCGAATATGAGCAGACCACTTTGAAGGCCTCCGCCGCAGGACAGGCCTTTACCGCCAAAGGAAAGATCATCCTGTCTCCTGGCTGGAAGGCCATCTACGATTCCTCCAGCGCGGCTGACAGTTCTTTTCTGGATGCTCCGGAAGAAGACGATGCCTCCTGGCAGTCCTGCGAACAGCCTCTGCCGCTCCTTAAAAAAGGAGAGCAGTTATCTATCAGCCAGATTGCCCTGACGACGGGAAAGACAAAGCCACCTGCAAGGTTTACCGAGGCGACCCTGCTAACTGCCATGGAGAATCCGGTCAAATACATGGAATCCCAGGACGCAAAGGCGCGCAAGATGCTTGGCGAGACCGGAGGGCTCGGAACCGTGGCTACAAGGGCTGATATTATAGAAAAACTATTCCACTCCTTCCTGATTGAGAAAAAAGGAAATGAGATTCTCATCACCTCCAAAGGAAAGCAGCTTCTGGAACTAGTTCCCGAGGACTTAAAGAAGCCGGAACTTACGGCCAAGTGGGAACTGGAACTTTCCAACATTGCCAAAGGCGCCCACAAAGATGCCCAGTTCCTTGCCGAGATACAGGATTACACCAAGGAACTTATCCAGGAGATCAAGACAGCGGACGGCACCTTCCGCCATGATAATCTGACCAACACCAAGTGTCCAAGATGCGGCAAGCGGATGCTGGCGGTCAATGGAAAGAATGCGCGCCTCCTGGTATGCCAGGATCGGGAATGCGGATACCGGGAGACCATCGCCCGACTGAGCAATGCCCGCTGCCCGAACTGCCACAAGAAGATGGAGATTATCAAAAAAGGCGAAGAAGAGACCTTTGTCTGCGCCTGCGGATACAAAGAAAAACTCTCCGCTTTCAAGAAGCGAAGAGAAAAAGAAGGCGCCGGAGTATCCAAAAAAGATGTCCAGAATTATCTGAAGAAGCAGAAGGAAGAACCGATTAATAATGCTTTTGCAAACGCTCTGGCGAATATTAAGATTGACACATAG
- a CDS encoding IS91 family transposase: protein MNILQKIFIEHYEEMIYLQHPRDAIVENVEKMIHCGDPSYGGAMYICPNCGNFKFTAFRCHSRFCPTCGNMYSIDRTTAMSFKIIDVQHRHCVFTIDDSLRPFFLKDRSLLNCLFSAVNSVISRMFHKENKSELFTPGFICVLHTFGRDLKWNPHIHCLVSEGGVGNTLSWRHFKHFNYHFLRDAFQTALLNELHQKIGPAFKKVKSAIYAKDKNGFYVRAMPNKCNPSQVIKYIGRYLGRPVIATSRIDSYDGDFVTFHYNRHEDNKLITETVPVLEFIDRLTQHIPEKHFKMIRYYGIYARHRNSDNFLRKAISREKHNFFLSLNRWRDSILHSFGYDPLKCPNCGKTMLFLELYFNHNPVPLHELYEKAMQKHRCRSPASFSYLPKPLFS, encoded by the coding sequence ATGAATATCTTACAAAAAATTTTTATCGAACATTATGAAGAAATGATTTATCTTCAACATCCTCGTGATGCTATTGTTGAGAATGTAGAAAAAATGATTCATTGTGGCGATCCATCTTATGGTGGCGCCATGTATATTTGTCCCAATTGTGGTAATTTCAAATTTACTGCTTTTCGTTGTCATTCTCGCTTCTGTCCAACTTGTGGTAACATGTATTCCATTGACAGAACTACTGCTATGTCTTTTAAGATTATTGATGTACAACATCGGCATTGTGTTTTTACCATTGATGATTCTTTGCGGCCTTTTTTTCTTAAAGACCGTTCTCTTCTTAACTGCCTTTTTTCGGCAGTCAACAGCGTGATTTCTCGTATGTTCCATAAAGAAAATAAATCTGAATTATTTACTCCTGGATTTATTTGCGTCCTTCATACCTTTGGCAGAGATTTAAAATGGAATCCTCACATTCACTGCCTTGTTTCTGAAGGTGGTGTTGGTAATACTCTTTCCTGGCGACACTTCAAACATTTTAACTATCATTTTTTACGTGATGCGTTCCAAACTGCTCTTTTAAATGAACTCCATCAAAAAATAGGTCCAGCTTTCAAAAAAGTAAAATCTGCTATCTATGCAAAAGATAAAAATGGTTTTTATGTTCGCGCCATGCCTAACAAGTGTAATCCTTCTCAGGTTATCAAATATATCGGTCGTTATCTTGGCAGACCTGTTATTGCTACTTCTCGCATTGATTCTTACGATGGTGATTTTGTCACCTTCCATTACAACCGTCATGAAGACAATAAACTTATTACAGAAACTGTTCCTGTTTTGGAATTCATTGACCGCTTAACACAACACATCCCTGAAAAACATTTTAAAATGATTCGCTATTATGGTATTTACGCTCGTCACCGTAATTCTGACAATTTTTTACGAAAAGCCATTTCCAGAGAAAAACATAACTTTTTTCTTTCACTCAATAGGTGGCGTGATTCAATCTTACATTCTTTTGGTTACGATCCTTTAAAATGTCCGAACTGTGGAAAAACCATGCTATTTTTAGAACTATATTTTAATCATAATCCTGTTCCTTTGCATGAATTATACGAAAAGGCTATGCAAAAACATAGATGTCGTTCGCCTGCCTCGTTTTCATATCTTCCAAAACCTCTTTTCTCATGA
- a CDS encoding uroporphyrinogen decarboxylase family protein produces MTEIQKHRADEMTPVERKKAIEEGKSYDRVPCVPFMGELKGVLSGISVWDLSHDPEKMAEAEIIPFNRYGYDRMDIGPNSRGITEALGGKVIYPEKGVPYMDAPLIQDYVRLESIEPVDARTNARIGDFARTAQILADKALRIVPVEMSIGGPLTIASNLRGVERLLRDLRKCPDDALRLIRLVADSERSCIDLAAQYGMGIAMADPVANPALIGPKMYERFVYPFTKELTDYAYEKTGKKVSLHMCGQTEQIWDYFKKYELNEVSLDNIVDLEKAAQELGPYIPIAGNVDPVEIILNGTREEITQAVTSCISAGLKSRKGYVLASGCDIPETTRPEQIDSFMEAARAYFCRKEAR; encoded by the coding sequence ATGACAGAGATTCAGAAGCATAGAGCGGACGAGATGACGCCCGTAGAGAGAAAAAAAGCAATCGAGGAGGGGAAATCCTACGACCGCGTGCCCTGCGTCCCTTTCATGGGAGAACTGAAGGGAGTGCTTAGCGGCATCAGCGTGTGGGATCTGTCCCATGACCCGGAAAAGATGGCGGAAGCGGAAATCATTCCTTTCAACCGCTATGGATATGATCGGATGGATATCGGGCCTAATTCCAGGGGGATCACAGAAGCCCTGGGCGGCAAGGTGATCTATCCAGAGAAGGGAGTTCCTTATATGGATGCGCCGCTCATCCAGGATTATGTAAGGCTTGAATCTATAGAACCGGTGGATGCCCGGACGAATGCCAGAATTGGGGACTTTGCCCGGACGGCGCAGATTCTTGCGGACAAGGCGCTTCGCATTGTCCCGGTGGAAATGAGCATCGGCGGCCCGCTTACGATTGCATCCAACCTGCGGGGCGTGGAGCGGTTGCTGCGGGACTTAAGGAAGTGCCCGGACGACGCGCTGAGGCTGATACGGCTGGTTGCGGACAGCGAGAGAAGCTGTATCGACCTGGCAGCGCAGTATGGCATGGGGATTGCCATGGCTGACCCGGTGGCGAACCCCGCCCTTATCGGTCCGAAGATGTATGAGCGGTTCGTGTATCCATTTACGAAGGAACTGACGGATTACGCATATGAAAAGACCGGGAAGAAGGTATCGCTGCACATGTGCGGGCAGACGGAGCAGATCTGGGACTATTTTAAGAAATATGAACTGAATGAGGTAAGTCTTGATAATATCGTTGATCTTGAAAAGGCGGCGCAGGAATTAGGCCCGTATATCCCAATCGCAGGAAATGTAGACCCGGTGGAGATCATCCTGAACGGAACCAGGGAAGAGATTACGCAGGCGGTCACATCCTGCATCAGCGCTGGCCTTAAATCCCGGAAGGGGTATGTTCTGGCATCAGGCTGTGATATTCCAGAGACCACCAGGCCGGAGCAGATTGACAGTTTCATGGAGGCGGCGAGAGCATATTTTTGCAGGAAGGAAGCGCGATGA
- the prdD gene encoding proline reductase cluster protein PrdD produces MNVGSRLTVKAYPVTEVCYGEENRVTVDGRMTVCKNIAEKILAQEPLIKEIDIRIIMPDEHRQHTNTVMDVIPLATKVLGRVGEGITHTLTGVYVILTGVDESGRQICNFGASDGILEEKIAWGRAGTPLRSDVLISFDVVLKEGSWADRPGPEAAHRACDTYCQIFREQIKKFNGYKCAEKHVFQETYEPGKKDVYIVKEVSGQGAVYDTRMFGHEPCGFEGGKSVIDMGCMPALVTPNEFRDGIMRAMD; encoded by the coding sequence ATGAATGTAGGATCAAGGCTGACGGTTAAGGCGTACCCTGTCACAGAAGTGTGCTATGGGGAGGAGAACCGAGTGACGGTGGATGGCCGGATGACGGTCTGTAAGAACATAGCAGAAAAGATTCTGGCGCAGGAGCCATTGATAAAGGAGATTGATATCCGTATTATCATGCCGGATGAGCACCGACAGCATACCAACACGGTGATGGATGTGATTCCTCTGGCAACCAAAGTGCTGGGACGGGTGGGGGAGGGCATTACCCATACCCTGACAGGCGTATACGTGATCCTTACCGGTGTGGATGAGAGCGGGCGTCAGATATGTAATTTTGGCGCCAGCGACGGAATACTCGAGGAGAAGATTGCCTGGGGGCGGGCGGGAACGCCGCTTAGGAGCGACGTGCTGATCTCCTTTGACGTGGTTCTTAAGGAAGGATCCTGGGCGGATCGTCCGGGTCCGGAAGCAGCCCATCGCGCCTGCGATACATACTGCCAGATATTCCGGGAGCAGATAAAGAAGTTTAATGGATACAAGTGCGCGGAAAAGCATGTCTTTCAGGAGACGTATGAGCCGGGGAAAAAAGATGTCTATATTGTGAAAGAAGTATCCGGGCAAGGTGCCGTATACGATACCCGGATGTTCGGACATGAGCCTTGCGGATTCGAAGGCGGGAAGTCTGTTATTGATATGGGCTGCATGCCTGCGCTGGTGACGCCCAATGAATTTAGGGATGGCATTATGCGCGCGATGGATTAG
- a CDS encoding helix-turn-helix domain-containing protein gives MQNMNYYYDFSGQKYNHPLSLSMNSFDRKVFSRQTSLEISFVLRGSYEVVTEHISHVLREQELVVISPNEIHILKKIDPDSVILILHIDFDRIPDTLLGSCRNIFYTTICNLQNNRQLLFLLKEELRKLIVVLLQGNVNEGTDLFELNEIMMKILCITKKEQSHSFEQLPVASIHHDNYIKAIRYIDQHYHENIHLSDIAKTLSFSNSYTSRLFTKFTGLPFVKYLSYVRVRESLEYLLECKASIEEISGICGMPNSKAYTQIFKELYGITPSTYRKRFLKNLLPLPGNEARPMDFTKEQKELMNHVFQLDNYKECLYRSKDVAIEKKGDTLLCTLANHEEHEFHYVQKRDRVLITIHPVAK, from the coding sequence ATGCAAAATATGAATTACTATTACGATTTTTCAGGACAAAAATATAACCATCCGCTAAGTTTGAGTATGAACAGTTTTGATCGAAAGGTATTTTCCAGACAGACAAGTCTGGAGATTTCTTTCGTATTAAGGGGCAGCTATGAAGTTGTTACCGAGCATATCTCCCATGTTTTACGTGAACAGGAACTAGTCGTGATCTCGCCAAATGAAATCCATATTTTAAAAAAGATTGATCCTGATAGTGTGATCTTAATTTTACATATCGATTTTGACCGTATCCCAGACACTTTACTCGGTTCATGCCGCAATATTTTTTATACCACGATCTGTAATCTTCAAAATAACCGACAGCTTTTGTTCTTATTAAAAGAAGAACTAAGAAAATTAATCGTAGTGCTTCTACAAGGAAATGTAAACGAAGGAACAGACTTATTTGAATTAAATGAAATCATGATGAAGATTTTGTGCATCACAAAGAAAGAGCAGAGTCACTCTTTTGAGCAATTGCCAGTAGCTTCCATCCATCATGACAACTATATCAAAGCAATTCGCTATATTGATCAGCACTACCATGAAAATATCCATTTATCCGATATCGCCAAGACGCTTTCATTCAGTAATAGTTATACTTCCAGACTATTTACCAAGTTTACCGGCCTTCCATTTGTAAAATATCTTTCTTATGTGCGTGTCCGGGAATCTTTAGAATATCTGTTAGAATGTAAAGCATCGATTGAAGAAATTTCCGGAATATGTGGAATGCCAAATTCAAAAGCTTACACTCAGATTTTCAAAGAGCTTTATGGAATCACGCCTAGCACTTACCGAAAGCGATTTCTTAAAAATCTGCTTCCTCTTCCGGGAAATGAAGCTCGTCCAATGGACTTTACAAAAGAACAAAAAGAATTAATGAATCATGTATTTCAACTAGATAATTATAAAGAATGCCTATATCGTTCGAAAGATGTCGCCATAGAGAAAAAAGGCGATACTTTGTTATGCACACTGGCAAATCATGAGGAACATGAATTCCACTATGTACAAAAGAGGGATCGGGTTTTGATCACGATTCATCCTGTAGCAAAATAA
- a CDS encoding oxidoreductase, with the protein MNQYPNLFSPIKIGETTVKNRVFMPPISTNLADNGYVTDALVGHYAARAKGGVGLIVTEVTTVEPTYVYLPGDMSIADDSFIPGWQKLTAAVHEYGTKILPQLFHPAYMAFPIPGTPRLIAPSFVGPYYAKEAPRPVTVEELHTIIRQFGEAALRVKKAGADGVEIHAAHAHGLLGGFLSPLYNKRTDEYGGDINGRLRLTLEVVAEVRKMCGPEFIIDVRISGDEYSDGGLNLNDAIYVSKQLEKTGVDMLHVSGGTTIKRGSSIPAPGTKMGSHSALSAEIKKHVSIPVATVGRITEPWLAEELIANDKADICMIGRANLCEPEFCNKAQAGHTDEIRPCIGCLRCLNGIMFGNRIACTVNPSFEPENEETLTTAETKKNVLVIGGGPAGMEAAFVAAKRGHHVILADKQDALGGTVRIAAVPIAKQDLTQLIKYQAHKLEQVGVEVLLNTEVTLDMIKTDYADYEIILCGGAAPIVPGFMTEFKDYMTADDVLYGRKFPGHKIVVIGGGSVGCETADYLAPVLNDRFPKNREIILIEMAHEIMANESGPGRSLLVQRMMEKGIQIICDAKVEEVSNDTISYSKDGSTHQITDADTLVLAMGYRSNATLQEQLTETGISYSVLGDCKQLGNIKDAISQGYELARTL; encoded by the coding sequence ATGAATCAATATCCAAACCTGTTCTCCCCAATCAAGATTGGAGAAACTACAGTAAAAAATCGTGTGTTTATGCCACCTATTTCAACAAACTTAGCCGATAATGGTTATGTTACAGACGCACTTGTTGGGCATTATGCAGCTCGTGCAAAAGGCGGCGTTGGTCTGATCGTTACAGAAGTTACAACAGTAGAACCTACTTATGTATACCTTCCAGGAGATATGTCCATTGCTGATGACAGTTTCATTCCAGGATGGCAAAAATTAACTGCTGCCGTTCATGAATATGGTACAAAAATTTTACCTCAATTATTTCATCCAGCATATATGGCATTCCCTATTCCAGGAACTCCACGTCTGATCGCACCTTCTTTTGTTGGTCCTTATTATGCAAAAGAAGCCCCAAGACCGGTTACAGTCGAAGAATTACATACAATCATCAGACAGTTTGGAGAAGCTGCATTACGAGTAAAAAAAGCTGGTGCAGATGGTGTTGAGATTCACGCTGCTCATGCTCACGGATTATTAGGCGGATTTCTTTCTCCTCTTTATAATAAACGTACAGACGAATACGGAGGAGATATCAATGGTCGCTTAAGATTAACATTAGAAGTTGTAGCAGAAGTTCGTAAAATGTGTGGACCTGAATTCATCATTGATGTTCGTATCTCTGGAGATGAATACTCTGACGGTGGATTAAACTTAAACGATGCAATCTACGTTTCCAAACAGTTAGAAAAAACTGGTGTTGATATGCTTCACGTTTCTGGTGGTACAACAATCAAACGTGGAAGTTCTATTCCGGCTCCTGGAACAAAGATGGGATCTCACAGTGCATTATCTGCGGAAATCAAGAAACACGTTTCAATTCCAGTTGCAACTGTAGGAAGAATCACGGAGCCATGGCTTGCTGAAGAATTAATTGCAAACGACAAAGCTGATATTTGCATGATCGGTCGTGCAAACTTATGTGAGCCAGAATTCTGTAACAAAGCACAGGCTGGTCACACAGATGAAATCCGTCCATGTATCGGATGTCTTCGTTGCTTAAATGGTATTATGTTCGGAAACCGTATTGCTTGTACTGTAAATCCATCTTTCGAACCTGAAAATGAAGAGACACTTACAACAGCAGAGACAAAGAAAAATGTTCTTGTAATCGGTGGTGGTCCCGCTGGTATGGAAGCTGCTTTCGTTGCTGCAAAACGTGGACACCATGTTATACTTGCTGACAAGCAGGATGCCTTGGGTGGAACTGTTCGAATCGCTGCTGTTCCGATCGCAAAACAGGATCTGACACAGTTGATCAAATACCAGGCTCACAAATTAGAGCAAGTTGGTGTTGAAGTTCTCTTAAATACAGAAGTAACTCTTGATATGATCAAGACAGATTACGCTGACTATGAAATCATTTTATGCGGTGGTGCTGCACCAATCGTTCCAGGATTTATGACAGAATTCAAAGATTACATGACTGCAGATGACGTTCTTTATGGAAGAAAATTCCCAGGACATAAGATCGTTGTAATCGGTGGTGGGTCTGTTGGTTGTGAGACAGCTGATTACCTTGCACCTGTACTCAATGACCGATTCCCGAAAAACCGCGAGATCATCCTGATTGAAATGGCTCATGAGATCATGGCAAATGAAAGCGGCCCAGGAAGAAGTCTTCTTGTTCAGAGAATGATGGAAAAAGGTATCCAGATCATCTGCGATGCAAAAGTAGAGGAAGTAAGCAACGACACTATCAGCTACTCTAAAGATGGTTCAACACATCAGATCACAGACGCTGACACATTGGTTCTTGCTATGGGGTACCGTTCTAACGCTACATTACAAGAACAACTGACTGAAACTGGAATTTCATACTCTGTTCTTGGTGATTGCAAGCAGTTAGGAAATATTAAAGATGCAATCTCACAGGGATATGAATTAGCTCGCACACTATAA
- a CDS encoding glycine/sarcosine/betaine reductase component B subunit gives MGIGTSMKETSLHYYRDPLVEAVSEDPEVNLRGIIIVGSPDKNEDKYLSAERVGVSLECMRADGAIFSCNGIGNNHVDYAHAIEATEVRDVPVVALSMCPAKDFVVQNDHLDGVLSYYKAIDKMGQDGDETTVLAENTVNKLDARKALAMLKLKMRKKEQRH, from the coding sequence ATGGGAATTGGAACAAGCATGAAAGAAACTTCCCTGCATTATTACAGGGATCCCTTGGTAGAAGCCGTATCGGAAGACCCGGAAGTCAATCTGAGGGGAATCATCATTGTGGGATCGCCGGATAAGAATGAGGATAAATATCTGTCAGCGGAGCGGGTCGGGGTCAGCCTGGAATGCATGAGGGCGGACGGAGCCATTTTCTCCTGTAATGGGATCGGCAATAATCATGTTGACTATGCCCATGCTATTGAAGCGACAGAAGTAAGGGATGTGCCGGTGGTGGCTCTTAGCATGTGTCCGGCGAAGGACTTCGTGGTGCAGAATGATCATCTGGACGGCGTGCTGTCCTACTATAAGGCGATCGATAAGATGGGACAGGACGGGGATGAGACAACGGTGCTTGCCGAGAATACGGTAAATAAGCTGGATGCCAGAAAGGCACTGGCAATGCTGAAATTAAAAATGAGAAAGAAAGAACAGAGGCATTGA
- a CDS encoding Crp/Fnr family transcriptional regulator, with protein sequence MISKLKDSPLFRGMTGEDIECCLKCSHAQSVRYDKDEMIFCQGDAPEKLSVLIDGSVAVCNDSADGRRSIVASIDKPGELFGEVFVFLGQKEYEHYAQAAVPSRILHIPREYFYSTCGKACVYHAKLIANMLAIFAQKAYYLNQKIQIISCATLRQKIAKILLEYDKAGESPAITMNREEMADFLNVARPSLSRELMRMQEEGLVKVTKRGIFVPDSLALQKIL encoded by the coding sequence ATGATTTCAAAGTTGAAAGACAGTCCCTTATTCCGCGGCATGACGGGGGAGGATATCGAATGCTGTCTGAAGTGCAGCCATGCGCAGTCAGTCAGATACGACAAGGATGAGATGATCTTCTGCCAGGGCGATGCTCCGGAAAAACTCTCGGTGCTTATAGATGGTTCGGTGGCAGTATGTAACGATTCCGCAGATGGGAGGCGGAGCATTGTGGCATCCATTGACAAGCCGGGGGAATTATTCGGAGAGGTCTTTGTATTCCTGGGCCAAAAGGAGTATGAGCACTATGCCCAGGCGGCTGTTCCCTCAAGGATCCTTCATATCCCCAGGGAGTATTTCTACTCTACCTGTGGGAAAGCCTGCGTCTATCATGCAAAACTAATTGCCAATATGCTGGCGATCTTCGCCCAGAAGGCATACTATCTGAATCAGAAGATACAGATTATTTCCTGCGCGACGCTTCGGCAGAAGATTGCGAAGATTCTGCTGGAGTATGACAAGGCAGGCGAAAGTCCGGCCATTACCATGAACCGGGAAGAGATGGCGGACTTCCTGAATGTAGCCCGTCCATCGCTGTCCAGGGAGTTGATGAGGATGCAGGAGGAAGGGCTTGTCAAGGTAACAAAGAGAGGCATCTTTGTCCCAGATTCGCTGGCATTGCAGAAAATTTTATGA